The Capsicum annuum cultivar UCD-10X-F1 chromosome 1, UCD10Xv1.1, whole genome shotgun sequence sequence NNNNNNNNNNNNNNNNNNNNNNNNNNNNNNNNNNNNNNNNNNNNNNNNNNNNNNNNNNNNNNNNNNNNNNNNNNNNNNNNNNNNNNNNNNNNNNNNNNNNNNNNNNNNNNNNNNNNNNNNNNNNNNNNNNNNNNNNNNNNNNNNNNNNNNNNNNNNNNNNNNNNNNNNNNNNNNNNNNNNNNNNNNNNNNNNNNNNNNNNNNNNNNNNNNNNNNNNNNNNNNNNNNNNNNNNNNNNNNNNNNNNNNNNNNNNNNNNNNNNNNNNNNNNNNNNNNNNNNctaatgaatgtcagaaggtatccagttactcaaacaagatccatgtgttgttaatgactccaaaacgtttcattgatataccaataagttcctacttcattgttatggcattgatgactccaaaacacttcattgatgtgccaatgagttcttacttcattgttattgcattgatggtctatttatatgtctcttattgatatatcattgtttcaaaatatcaaaaatgcggcggcgaccgaaataacaaactcaaagattaattgaactaagtgatggaagttctctcttatcgggtggtatcccaggagcataagtctatcatgggtcgatccctatttatgtgtttatgggtggtatcccaggggcataagcctatcatgggtcgatcccagttgatatgtaccggaggcagcctaatggtcacagtagagtacagtaatgattacaaagatgataagaacgaaggtaaagtgattgaataaatacaatgtacaggctgtcacaagttctagtaagtgtggtccactcctattatgatttattcacttgtttctgatttctattgagctcctatatcatatgtgattatctacagctttacatactcagtacatatttcgtactgacgtcccccacgggggacctgcatttcatgctgcaggcacaggtacctcagctcatacaccgcacaagtaggagccaggatatccagctgcttttggtgagttCCAGTTTgtttcggggctttccgtgtcatatccagtcacttttggtattgtatagaagttagttatatggcagggtgtgtcccgaccttaggtaaactctatgtattgtctagaggctttgtagacctaatgtacagacaaggtggtgttttgttaatagacgtgatggctccaacggccaattattgtatatacatatatatgtgtgctcgagcttatacaggtgattatttccttttatatgcaacatgatgatgttcgaatttcgggttgtcatagaggtacgcatgggaagtataaggttatgagctggttctcccgggcctcctccgttacgggtgccagtccgccccaataggatttgaggcatgacactTTTTGTCACACAAGATACCGGAGgcctctatttcatccaccctaccctGATCCGATGAGTGATATCATCGTCAATctgtcaatctctccattctcctgaatcatcGACCCCGGATACTTGAAACTATTTCTCTTACTGATAGAATAAGTGTCAAGCTTAACAACCACATCAGACTCATGAGACACCtcgctgaacttacactccaaatattccgtcttggacctactcaacctaaaccctttagactcaagagtttgcctccaaacctccaacttagcattaactccactacgagtctcatcaatcaagactacatcatccgcaaaaagcaaaCAATAAGGCACCTCCTCCTGAATGtgccgcgtcaaaacatccatcaccacgGCAAAAAGGAACGGACTAAGCGTCGATCCTTGATGTAACCCCAAGACAGGAAAGTGCTCCGAGTCCCCACCCCCAGTCCTAACCCGAGTCTTGGCTCTGTCGTATATACAGAATTAACAAGTTTTAAACTGAGTGGTTGGTTACCTTGGAATTTGGATGATCCAGAAAACATAAATGTACTGCTTATATTACCTAATGGCACAATTATAAACACACAATAAATAAACTGAACTCTAGAAATCCAAAGAAGAGTAATGATTGGAACGTTAAGGTGAGTCGAGATCAAATGTTACAAAAACAGATTTACCAAACAAAAACACACTACCTACTACTTATATTACCCTCACCCATAAACACAAAGAATCAACAAACTATACTTGAGAAATACAGAACAATGACCTCTATTCTATGCTCTTCTGATGTTTAGATTTGTTGAATTTATCCTGCCTTCACGAATATAAAAGAAAGCAGTGACATAAGTATCGCTCCCATGAAACATGGGGGTAttgaaaattgattaaaaattgaAACTTGCGGCCAGTAAAGATCAATCTGTACAAAAAAAGATTCAGGAAACCTAAGCCCGCAATCCATATTACCTAAGCCTCAcaactctaaaaataaagaatcaaCAAACTAAACTCTAGAAATACAGAACAATGAGCAAAGATTGGAACATCATGGTGAGTAAACATTTACTCCAGctacatcaacaacaacaacaaacccagtgcaATCCCAACGGTGaagtctagggagggtagagtatacacaGACCTCACGCCTACTTTACCCCTACTTTTAGAAGGTACAAagactgtttccaatagaccctcagctcaacaacaacaacagcatatccagtgaaatcccacaagtgaggaaGACCCTCAGCTCAAAGAATGGTAAAAAAAAGGCAGTATTAACAAGCAGAAATCAAGATAGTACAGCTACCTAGATTAAAATTTAACATAAACCCACTATACCCATAAAGATTTCATAAATTAAACTCTAAAGATACATAAAAAAAAGATCATAAAGATTGAAACTTCACAGCTAatacatataaaatttaaagaaaaaaatcataaagatTGAAAGCTTATAGCTAATAAACATAAAATTCCTACAAAAAATTTTGATTATCCACTACATAAAAAATCATAAAGGTTGAAACTTTACAGCTAGTAAATAcataatttgaacaaaaaaaagatTACCTTAGTAGAAATCCTATGATGGGGTTCATTGATTCTAATTCTATGTGTAAATGTGTGTAAAGATTTGGGGGGAAATTTGGAAACCCTAAATCTACGTGATAAATTAGAAAGAAAAGGGCGTGGTGGAAAAGAATGAGTACAATTGGAGCTCAACATGATTagaaaaatactctaattttgtGAGCAAATTGAGGGATTGAATACATGGAATTTGTGCTTTTTTTTTCCCCCTTTTCTTCGTTGGAGCACCAAAAAACAAACCCTAGTTTGCTTCCAATTAATTTCaattttgccaaaaaaaaaaaaaactagagaagTTATTTTATTAAGTAGTATTGAACCATATGGTGTGCAAGTTGACGTTTTTGACGGTTGACGTGAGGCGTAGAGTCTATTGGATTCTATTAGTGAGAAAGTTGTGGAAAATATGGATTAGAATAGAATATAAGTAGACATGAGCATGAAGATGCACGTACTAGTAGGTCGAAGCGTATTCACGTTaccttttcataaaaaaaataggtcGAAGTGCATTATCTTATTGTCCAATATAAGTAGTTTGTATTATTACTTCTATAATTTTTTGTACTTTGATTTTTGCTATTTTATTATAGTACTattaatttgttgtttttttatatttgtaatactctctttttttaaattatttttgtcttgaaTCGATGATATATTGAAAATAACTTTTCTGTTTTTAAGGTAAGGGTGAATTGTACGTACACTTTATCTTTCTACGACCTTActttatgaaattttattaaatgtgTCGTTGCAGTTTTAGTGTTCGGTCTTTAGAGTAATCCAAATTCATATTATATAGAGTCAATTTGAGGAAATTGCTCCTTAagaagaattcattcatattTTATACTAGTTGGATTTATATTATTCGTGTTTTACAATTTTCATACCCTCATTATGATACCTTCTTTGTTGGGGCGTCAAACTTTATGCACCAAATTGTTGGTTTTTAGTCGATTGGATTAGGGAGAGTGAGTTCCATCTTTACAattcttaatgttgaattcattgatttgaattttttgtgtaTGAGAATTCTTTTTGATTTTGACTCGAACTCTTCAAAAGTATCTCTAGTGTGTGTCATGTCATATCCTCCAATAGTATATACGCGTACAATATTAACTACTCTTTCTAACGAGTTGATCAATTTATATTCTACTCACAAAGAAGCAACGGAAATTTGAGACTCACTTGTATCCACATAGGCAGCAGCAGTACACTGATGGCTATTAAAAATTTCACAAGACAGACAATAGAATAGCAAATACCAAAGCTACTAAAAGGTGTACGTACTATCACAAGCTCACATACTCCCATGAGATATTCACAAAGACCAAATGCTACAAGAAAAAAAGCTATGTACAAATACCAATGACCGAACCTCACAATGCTAATTTTGACCCTAGTAGGGCTTCCCCTTATTGACACGGACACAATTTTAACAGTAAAAAAGTACTAGTTCAAACCCACTTGACATAAGAAAGAGCGACGAAACTAAAATGAAAAGGAGACAAACATAGAGGTGGAACGCTGAAGGCCTGCAACCAAATTGAGAAACAGATTTTGGCTATACATCTTACATCCAGTTCTTGGTAACTACGAATGAACTCCCTGGCTCGGTAACTGCCCCCTTGCTGCTGTTTGAGGTACGGCCAGAACCACCAGCTAGCAATGCCATCAAGCTTCCTCCATGCACCCTTCCTTCAGAAACTGATGATGATGAGCTGCCTGCAACTGGAATATTGGGTTGGTTAAATCCAGGATATTTTATGTCAGATCCATCACCGGATGTCATACCACTACTATGCATTTTCGTGACATCAAAACAGATGTCTTCCATGTTGGCAACCCCCTTCATCTTCTCGGGTTGGTTTGGCGCTACATCCAGGACCATAGAACCAAGAGTGGCACCACCATGAACGCGTTTGTCTTGCACGAGAGCACCATGAGATGCACAAAGTCCAGTCTTTCCTCTAGCAAATGAGTTACAAGGACCATCACCTTGGCCAAATACAGAATCAGGCTGACCCCAGGAGCATCTCTTTCCACCGCCGTGGGCTTTGCAGAAATCAGTGCTTCCCTGAGCACTTTTTCCACAGCCTTCAACTTTGCATCTTTTTCCACCACCATGGCGTACACAAAAATCAGTTCTTCCCCTTGCACTCCTGGTACACTCCGGCACAGCACACCTCTTGCCACCACCATGGGCCACGCAGAAGAGTGTCCCACCATGAACACTCTTGGGGCAGAGGCCACCTCCTTGGAACGAACATCTTTTCCCACCACCATGACCCTTACAGAAAGGTGTGCTCCCCTCTGCTCCCTTATTACACCCTTCAAAGGTGCAGCGCTTACCACCACCGTGGGCCTTGCAAAACATTGTACTTCCTTGTGCCCCTTTGGTGCACTGGGGGTACTGACAGCGACGACCACCTCCATGTGAAATGCAGAGGCCAGAGAGTCCTTCTGCACTTTTGGTGCAGCCCTCTTGCTGGCATCTCTTGCCCCCACCATGTCGAATGCATAACCCGGACTTCCCTCTGGCAGCACGGCTGCATCCTTCTTGACTGCAACGGCGCCCACCCCCATGGGCAATGCAAAAGTTGGTGCGTCCTTCCGCGCTCTTTGTACAACCTAGGAATTCACATCGACGACCACCCCCATGGGCTTTGCAGAATGCAGTCCGACCCTCGGCTCCCTTGTGACAACCTGGTTTCTGGCATCTGCGGCCCCCACCGTGGGCAATGCAAAGCCCAGAAGCACCTCTTGCTCCTTTTACACATCCCTTGAACTGACACTGTTTAGTACTACTGTTACGCTGCTGCTGCTGTTTGGCTAACCCGGAAGTGCAGGTGACTGAGCTTTTTGAATTTGTGATGATACTTGTAGACAGATCGGGGGAGACTGGAGTTTGCTTGATTTCTGTTGCAGTCTGGTTCAATAAGTAACTAGCCTCAGTTGCATGTGGAGTTTGTAATGGATGGAAAATGTTGCTAGTCTTCCAATGTATAGCTGTTGATATTTCATCAGTGTGAAAAGCCCCAGCTGTCGCTT is a genomic window containing:
- the LOC107864314 gene encoding uncharacterized protein LOC107864314 produces the protein MDPKFRYVGFTVNPQFNAFKNLGKSFTVGGGDSADTTLRLDSIGSSFPSVPAPKGIKRKWSSIGGFNDQQISSSLCLRLGHSSSSSDSKGSSGAACTSMSSARENDEESLMDLDLDFSLHLGNEKIPSSRKSAHPESKKLAKGLAVDLELSLSSGAAESDVTTVHLLSTSPHSIMKAPQATAGAFHTDEISTAIHWKTSNIFHPLQTPHATEASYLLNQTATEIKQTPVSPDLSTSIITNSKSSVTCTSGLAKQQQQRNSSTKQCQFKGCVKGARGASGLCIAHGGGRRCQKPGCHKGAEGRTAFCKAHGGGRRCEFLGCTKSAEGRTNFCIAHGGGRRCSQEGCSRAARGKSGLCIRHGGGKRCQQEGCTKSAEGLSGLCISHGGGRRCQYPQCTKGAQGSTMFCKAHGGGKRCTFEGCNKGAEGSTPFCKGHGGGKRCSFQGGGLCPKSVHGGTLFCVAHGGGKRCAVPECTRSARGRTDFCVRHGGGKRCKVEGCGKSAQGSTDFCKAHGGGKRCSWGQPDSVFGQGDGPCNSFARGKTGLCASHGALVQDKRVHGGATLGSMVLDVAPNQPEKMKGVANMEDICFDVTKMHSSGMTSGDGSDIKYPGFNQPNIPVAGSSSSSVSEGRVHGGSLMALLAGGSGRTSNSSKGAVTEPGSSFVVTKNWM